Sequence from the Puniceicoccaceae bacterium genome:
TCCTCGCTTCAGATCCGCAGTCGGATTGTCCGTTCGCAGGGCGATGTATGCGAGCAAACTGTTGTCGGGCATGTGACGATGCCCCTCGAGCGTGTCACGGATGTTGGAAATCAACAGCCAGGAACGCTGGGTCAGACGCCCCATCTGGAGGCAATTCCACAGGGTTCTGCGTGGCATGGTCTCTTCGATAAGTCCCGCAGCTGCGGCGTGCCATACTCCCATTTGCTTCACATCAAGCTGGCCCATGCCAGTGGGATCGGAGTTTTCAATCTTCTGACAAATTTCCACGAGCCGACCGGGAACACGGGGAACGAGGGATACGCACAGGGATGCGATCTGCTGGCGGGCGAGATCAATTTCGCTTTTGGGGGTGGACAGGATGGATCGGTTTTCGAATCCGGCATCCATCGAACGAATGGTTTCGATGGCCACCTGTTTGCGGTTGATGGATGCGAGTTCTTCCAGGATGCGACCCAGTCGGAACGCGGTTGTGAAATGAAGGGAAGTATCGGTGGCAGGGTTCATGGGTGGATGGGAGTGAATTCAGTTACTTCGGGCATCCATCAGCTGCGTTTAGTTGATGTGCCCGGTGGACAGCTTGATCAGGAAAACGGTTAAATTCGCCGCCGCATGTGCGCAAAAACAGGGTAGCAGGGAATGGGTTGGGTTGAAAGCAGCAAATCGCACCGTGTAGTACCAGAGTGAGAGGATGAGAATGGAAGTGGTTGCGAGAAGATTCTGGGGTGTTAGTGAGAGTCGCAGCTTGGTGATCCATTCGATGACGTTTTGTGGCTGGGATGCATGGGTCCAGAGGTAGGGGTGCATCAGGGCGAAAACGATTGAGAACGTGATGGCAGAGAGAACCAGCAGCGTTCGCCCACGGTGCTGCACCACAAGATAGCCGCGGAAGACCAGCTCTTCGGTAATGGCTGCCCCCAGCATGGCTCCGAGGAACCAGGGGGAGAGGGTTCGCTGGGTTGCAAGCCATCCCATTGCATGTTCTGTCCAAGTCAAGGCTGCGATCAGAAGCAGGGCGCCGATGACAGCGATACTGCAGGCACTCAGGCTTGCAGGTGTGCTGCCGGGTAGCAGCGCGCGCGTGTCGAGCGATGCACTGCTGGAGCGGACTCGCAGGTCGATTCGCCAAAGGTGCAGCAAGTAGACGCCAGCTGCGAGTGCGCAAAGGTTGAACAAGAGACCATCAATCATCGGTGTGCGATCACTTCAGGGTTGGCAACAAGTGGAGATGATGGGTCAACGTTGTAAGAAAACAAGCGGGATGCAAGCTTGTGTGTGACGGGTGGAATCGAAGCGATCAGGAGGTGGGCAATGTCTGTGTGCGATGGTTGTTGTGGGTGTCCTGCTGCGGCAGATGTACTTGCAACGCTCCATCCTGCAGCTATGGGTTTCAAGGGTAACGTAATCATTATGGAAACCCTCAGCGAATCGGATCGGGAGCGCTTTAGTCGCCATCTCCGCTTACCTGGATTTGGGGCGGAGCATCAACAGTGCCTCAAGCAGGCATCGGTGTTGTTGATTGGCGTCGGTGGG
This genomic interval carries:
- a CDS encoding CPBP family intramembrane glutamic endopeptidase; translated protein: MIDGLLFNLCALAAGVYLLHLWRIDLRVRSSSASLDTRALLPGSTPASLSACSIAVIGALLLIAALTWTEHAMGWLATQRTLSPWFLGAMLGAAITEELVFRGYLVVQHRGRTLLVLSAITFSIVFALMHPYLWTHASQPQNVIEWITKLRLSLTPQNLLATTSILILSLWYYTVRFAAFNPTHSLLPCFCAHAAANLTVFLIKLSTGHIN